The genomic interval ATTGTAGCAATTATTTTCGAAGACAACGCATGGTGGCGCTGCAGGCTAAGGCGTCAAAAAAATACGCCCAGGAAATGTTCCCAATTTTACATCAGATCTCCAGCGCAAGCGAAAAGACTGTAATGTAAGCAAAGCTCACAACAAGTCTCCAGAAAATGCTACTCACCGACATTTCCGGACAGGTTACCAACTGGGAGAACCATCACATTCTCAGTCTCATCGCTCCCTAAAATAGAGCTGACCCTTGATCCTGGAAAGGCATTTGTGGAAGTAAAGATGGAGGCCGGAGGGGAGCGTTTTCATCAACAAAGGCAAGTCCTGATTCTCTTTCTTTTGCTGGGAGTGACTTTTGCAGGCTGGGAATCCCGTCGCTATTCCGTGATGGAGGAAATAGAGAGCGGCTCGTTTGTGGCCAACCTTGTCAAGGACTTGGGGCTCGGAGTGGGGGAGCTAGCTGCTCGGGAAGCCCGGGTGGTCTCTGAGGATAACGAACCCCGGTTGCAGCTCGATCTGCAGACTGGGAAGTTGACATTAAATGAGAAACTGGACCGGGAGGAGATGTGCGGCGCTACAGATCCATGTGTAATGCATTTTCAAGTGTTACTGAAAAAACCATTGGGAGTATTTCGAGCTGAGCTACTGGTGAGAGACATAAACGATCATGCTCCTGAGTTTCCTGAAAGAGAAATGACTTTGAAAATCCCAGAGAACTGCCCTCCTGGGTCAGTGTTTCCTCTGAAAAATGCTCAGGATTTGGACGTGGGCAACAACAACATCCAAAACTACAGTATCAGTCCCAATTCTTATTTTCATGTGTCCACCCGCAATCGGGGGGATGGTAGGAAATACCCAGAGCTGGTGCTGGACAAAGAGCTTGATCGGGAGAAGCAGGCCTTGCTCAGATTAACCCTCACAGCGCTGGATGGCGGCTCTCCGCCTCGATCTGGTACCACCCAGGTCAGAATCTTGGTCTTGGATATCAATGACAACGCCCCTGAGTTTGCGCAGGCCCACTACCAGGTGCAGGTCCCGGAGAACAGCCCCGTAGGCGCCCTAGTTGTCAAAGTTTCTGCCCGAGATTTAGACACTGGGACAAATGGAGAGGTATCATATTCCCTGCTTTATAGTTCTCAGGCGATGAGCCCAACTTTTGAGCTAAACAGCCTTTCGGGAGAAGTTCGACTAATCAAAAAACTCGATTTTGAGACAGTATCCTCATATGATCTGGATATAGATGCATTTGATGGCGGGGGCCTTTCTGGAAAATGCTCTGTCTTCATTGAGGTGGTGGATGTTAACGATAACGCCCCAGAACTAACTATTTCATCACTTACCAGCCCCATTCCTGAAAACTCCCCCGAAACAGAAGTGGCCCTGTTTAGGATTAGAGACCGAGACTCAGGGGACAACGGAAAGATGACTTGCTCCATCCAGGATGATCTCCCCTTTAttctgaaaccgtctgaagagaATTTCTACACGCTGGTAACAAATGGGGCGCTAGACAGAGAAAGCAAAGCTGAGTATAATGTCACCATTACTGTCACCGACTTGGGGACACCGAGGCTGAAAACCGAGCACAACATAACCGTGCTGGTGGCCGACGTCAACGACAACGCCCCCGCCTTCACCCAGACCTCCTACACCCTGTGGGTCCGCGAGAACAACAGCCCCGCCCTGCACATCGGCACCGTCAGCGCCACAGACACAGACGCGGGCGCCAACGCCCAGGTCACCTACTCGCTGCTGCCGCCGCCCGACCCGCACCTGCCCCTCGCCTCCCTCGTGTCCATCAACCCCGACAACGGCCACCTCTTCGCCCTCACGTCCCTGGACTACGAGGCCCTGCGGGCCTTCGAGTTCCGCGTGGGCGCCGCCGACCGCGGCTCGCCCGCGCTCAGCAGCCAGGCGCTGGTGCGCGTGCTCGTGGCGGACGCCAACGACAACGCGCCCTTCGTGCTCTACCCGCTGCAGAACGCCTCGGCGCCCTGCACCGAGCTGGTGCCCAGGGCGGCCGAGCCCGGCTACCTGGTGACCAAGGTGGTGGCGGTGGACGGCGACGCGGGCCAGAACGCCTGGCTGTCGTACCAGCTGCTCAAGGCCACGGAGCCCGGGCTGTTCGGCGTGTGGGCGCACAACGGCGAGGTGCGCACGGCGCGGCTGCTGAGCGAGCGCGACGCGCCCAAGCAGCGGCTGGTGGTGCTGGTCAAGGACAACGGCGAGCCGCCGCTGTCGGCCAGCGTCACGCTGCACGTGCTGCTGGTGGACGGCTTCTCGCAGCCCTACCTGCCGCCCCCGGAAGCGGAAGCGGCGGCCGCGGCGCCGGCCGACCCGCTCACCGTCTACCTGGTGGTGGCCTTGGCGTCGGTGTCGTCGCTCTTCCTCTTCTCGGTGCTGGTGTTCGTGGCGGTGCGGCTGTgcaggaggggcggggcgggctcGGCGGGTCGCTGCCCGGTGCCCGAGGGCCACTTCCCGGGCCACCTGGTGGACGTCAGCGGCACGGGGACCCTGTCCCAGAGCTACCAGTACGAGGTGTGTCTGACGGGAGGTACTGGGACGAATGAGTTCAAATTCTTGAAGCCTGTCTTACCCAGTAGCCTAGAATCAAACTTTGAAAGGAAATCAGAAGGAAGTCCAACCTTCCAGAATCGTTTAGGCATCTGAAACTTCTCCAACTGCGTACATTAGTTTTATCTCTTACACCTTTCCCTTATTTAACCTGGTAGTAATAATTCTACTCgtctttcttcttttcagagtttttcatagTAATGCTAATCTTCGTTTTGTTGGCCTGTTTGCCCTATAATTAATTTTCCAATTATTGTCAGTAAAATTTTATATCAGGAAAGTTCGTACTACTGGTtaaatttttagtatttatttctaAATGATAATATGAAAGCCTCTCAGAATAAAAGTAATTCtaacttttaaaagttcttttctcACTGTATATAACACGATGTAAAAATGTCTGACTCATTttatcatatttcatttttttattactggaagctttttaagtttttgttattTACACAGCTATGACTTTTCTATAACGCCTCTTCTGTTTGGAATGGAATCAGTTTATATTTGTGTGCGTGCTAAGCTTTTTAAGCTTTTGTTATTTACACAACTTTGACATTTCTATAACGCCTCTTCTGTTTGGAATGGAATCAGTTTATATTTGTGTGCGTGCTAAGCTTTTTAAGCTTTTGTTATTTACACAACTTTGACATTTCTATAACGCCTCTTCTGTTTGGAATGGAATCAGTTTATATTTGTGTgctgtactaagtcgcttcagtcatgtcccactcttcgcgaccctatgggctataccTGCTAGGTTCTTCTGTTACTTATGTCCAATTTTTTCCAAGCTCtgtttggatttttgttttatcAGTAGATAGCAACATGTATAATTTcctatttatttcaaaatcactCTTGTAATCAttggactttcactttcaaatacatGTTATCTCATGAAAGTATATCTTTTTCATCTATTCTTTCTGTTCTAATTTAATGTTGAAGACTTGTAAGTTCTTCCTATTATCTAACTGAAGTTATGATCCTGTTAAGAGTTTAATGATACCCACAATGACTAATgagttctcttttttaaaaatatatttttaattagaggataattataatattgtgttgatttctgctatacatcaacatgattcaccggtaggtatacatatgtaccCTCCATCATGAAGCTCCCTTCTACCTTCCAccccctaggttgtcacagagcaccagatttgggTTCCCTgccatcatacagcaaattcccactggctatctgtttaacatatggtaatatatatgtttcaatgctactctctcaaatcatgccaccctcttcttcccccactgtgtccaaaagtctgttctttatgtctgcatctcctttgCTGTCCTGCCAATAAGTTtatcaataccatctttccagattctatttatgtgtgttaatatatgttatttgtttttctgaattacttcactgtaTATAATAGTCTCTAGATTTATCCACCTTATTagactgactcagatgtgttcctttttgtagttgagtaatattccattgtgtatatgtaccacatattctttatccattcatctgttgatggacatctaggttgctcatatgtcctggctattgtaattaGTGCTGCTTTGAACACTGGGATACACGTGTACCTTGAATAAATGTGTCCTTTTCAACTAGGAGTTCTTGTGAATCTCcaggcagtgcaggagatgcatgttcaatccctgggtcaggaagatcccctggaggaggaaatggcaacccacgccagtattcttgcctggaaaattccatgaggaggagcctggcaagctacagaccACAggatcataaagaatcagacacaactgagcacacatgcatacaccgtATATTCTTAATGTCAATAGACATGACCAAGCAATACATTGCCTGCCTGCAACTGTCCCTTGCTATTACAAACAAATTCTCAAATGAGCTCTAAATTCTGCCCCTAGAGGAGCTATTGATGACACAGCATTCCAGTATCTGTTTGTCTTTGGATGATGACATTGTTCTGATTAATAGGTAATTTGAAAGGAAATACATTGTAGAATTAACATTACTTAAGCAAAGAAAACTTAGTAAAGATATGTTGGTGAGGGAGTTGAATGATTTGAAGAAATAATCAACTCTGTTGTCAGGACTCCTCTATCTCCAGGAACCTGGTGTGGTTGGCAGAGTAGTGGCCCCTTAAAGACATCCACATCCTAATCCCTAGAACCTGTAAATATAGTGTTGTATTGCAATAGGAAATTAAGGTTCAGAGGTATTCAGGTTGGTAATCAGTCTTAAAATATGGAGAATATCCTAGATGATTTGGGTGGGCCTGATTTAATCAGTTGAAAGGCCTTAAAAGCAGCTTTGAGTCTTCTTGAGATGAAGAAATTCTG from Dama dama isolate Ldn47 chromosome 9, ASM3311817v1, whole genome shotgun sequence carries:
- the LOC133062484 gene encoding protocadherin beta-15-like yields the protein MEAGGERFHQQRQVLILFLLLGVTFAGWESRRYSVMEEIESGSFVANLVKDLGLGVGELAAREARVVSEDNEPRLQLDLQTGKLTLNEKLDREEMCGATDPCVMHFQVLLKKPLGVFRAELLVRDINDHAPEFPEREMTLKIPENCPPGSVFPLKNAQDLDVGNNNIQNYSISPNSYFHVSTRNRGDGRKYPELVLDKELDREKQALLRLTLTALDGGSPPRSGTTQVRILVLDINDNAPEFAQAHYQVQVPENSPVGALVVKVSARDLDTGTNGEVSYSLLYSSQAMSPTFELNSLSGEVRLIKKLDFETVSSYDLDIDAFDGGGLSGKCSVFIEVVDVNDNAPELTISSLTSPIPENSPETEVALFRIRDRDSGDNGKMTCSIQDDLPFILKPSEENFYTLVTNGALDRESKAEYNVTITVTDLGTPRLKTEHNITVLVADVNDNAPAFTQTSYTLWVRENNSPALHIGTVSATDTDAGANAQVTYSLLPPPDPHLPLASLVSINPDNGHLFALTSLDYEALRAFEFRVGAADRGSPALSSQALVRVLVADANDNAPFVLYPLQNASAPCTELVPRAAEPGYLVTKVVAVDGDAGQNAWLSYQLLKATEPGLFGVWAHNGEVRTARLLSERDAPKQRLVVLVKDNGEPPLSASVTLHVLLVDGFSQPYLPPPEAEAAAAAPADPLTVYLVVALASVSSLFLFSVLVFVAVRLCRRGGAGSAGRCPVPEGHFPGHLVDVSGTGTLSQSYQYEVCLTGGTGTNEFKFLKPVLPSSLESNFERKSEGSPTFQNRLGI